Proteins from a genomic interval of Antedon mediterranea chromosome 5, ecAntMedi1.1, whole genome shotgun sequence:
- the LOC140050434 gene encoding uncharacterized protein, producing the protein MSNTNEINTPNEFNNTTRKSGNVFSFSQVKKYLAKLQSPPATCGNDIPIGDQDACLNTTNMKNNESKDQQESLVNEEVITQSLFAELQSTQGQNFYMRNYPNGNDQRYLAVENDALEMTATTSEDKCKFFVSTYTDLANSLTAVAFKHVDTSKYVSAPSSTSISLVDVATEPQLFQSTDNKLFYRHYDSTLDHYYFESVTNSGYYLGYDRTTHDITLYQLTDSDIEDKMGDSLNVFFIHVTI; encoded by the exons ATGTCGAACACCAACGAAATCAACACGCCTAATGAATTCAACAACACAACCCGCAAATCTGGAAATGTGTTTTCCTTTTCTCAAGTGAAGAAGTATTTAGCAAAGTTACAAAGTCCACCAGCAACCTGCGGCAATGATATACCGATCGGGGATCAAGACGCATGTCTCAATACCACAAATATGAAG AACAACGAATCAAAAGACCAACAGGAATCGCTCGTCAACGAAGAAGTCATAACTCAGAGTCTGTTTGCAGAACTTCAGAGTACTCAGGGGCAAAATTTCTACATGCGAAATTATCCAAATGGCAACGACCAGAGATACCTAGCCGTTGAAAACGATGCTCTTGAAATGACAGCTACCACAAGCGAAGATAAAT gtaaatttttTGTGAGCACGTACACAGACTTGGCCAACAGCCTAACCGCAGTGGCATTCAAGCACGTAGACACGTCCAAGTACGTGTCGGCTCCCTCATCTACTTCCATTTCTTTGGTG gaTGTTGCTACTGAGCCACAACTTTTCCAATCAACGGACAACAAATTATTCTACAGGCATTATGATTCGACCCTTGACCATTATTACTTTGAGTCGGTTACAAATTCAG gTTATTATCTGGGGTACGATCGTACGACCCATGATATTACTTTGTACCAGTTGACAGACTCAGACATTGAAGACAAGATGGGTGACTCCCTCAACGTTTTCTTCATACACGTCACAATCTAG